A region of Porites lutea chromosome 13, jaPorLute2.1, whole genome shotgun sequence DNA encodes the following proteins:
- the LOC140922870 gene encoding uncharacterized protein — protein MAIAVIPNPAQQCDRENEEHVYDDLSDVCSSNEQTSGNSVEMKELKQSEEKPVLLVSNPYVTDSSLSSPRPLPFRSDQNNGHNMVGQDDVSMVLENPGGQESQSESLLRVGDDFVHQQESSEETEVESDHHQHQHRHEDAVDGSEEETPDLYQGLEKGKRAQSMFICPSCNANPDYQRLSRPGHCPHEGNQEREEKSRSFYESLTTERGTRESVYMNPSRTDEEEQDNANKMPDYQTLEPEEAEPNDAQEKPTTHDYNVLEEPEQASVEPLDEDKKHEPPVSPRAAENSPVYAEPCKKKTSKKVESGSSGLDEGNNKMEDVCLKDEDPNEMSDPSVFVKVGDNPANVLPGTAKEAASASNKLDEERNKIGDVPSTDEDSSELLDPSQFLEMDYNPAYALPWRKKTDEEAESACCELDEEKHQMDDSRL, from the exons ATGGCTATTGCAG TGATACCCAACCCAGCTCAACAG TGTGACAGAGAAAATGAAGAGCATGTATATGATGACCTTTCAGATGTGTGTTCGAGTAACGAGCAAACTTCAG GCAATTCAGTTGAAATGAAGGAGCTGAAACAGTCAGAAGAGAAACCCGTACTACTTGTTTCAAATCCATACGTAACGGATTCATCGCTGTCAAGTCCAAGGCCTTTACCATTCCGGTCCGACCAAAACAATGGTCATAACATGGTTGGTCAAGATGATGTTTCGATGGTCTTGGAGAACCCAGGTGGTCAAGAGAGTCAATCTGAATCATTGCTAAGAGTGGGGGATGACTTTGTTCATCAGCAAGAATCGAGTGAAGAAACAGAAGTGGAATCGGACCATCATCAGCACCAGCATCGTCACGAGGATGCAGTTGATG GCAGTGAAGAGGAAACCCCTGATTTATATCAGGGattggaaaaaggaaaaagagcgCAGAGTATGTTTATATGTCCGAGCTGTAACGCGAACCCAGATTACCAGAGACTCAGCAGACCAGGACATTGTCCACATGAAGGAAACCAGGAGCGGGAAGAAAAGAGTCGATCTTTTTATGAAAGCTTAACAACTGAAAGAGGCACTCGAGAATCAGTGTATATGAACCCGTCGCGTACCGATGAG GAAGAACAAGACAATGCAAACAAGATGCCTGATTATCAGACATTAGAACCAGAAGAAGCAG AGCCAAACGATGCCCAGGAGAAGCCTACTACGCATGACTACAATGTGTTGGAGGAACCCGAGCAAGCGAGTGTTGAACCTCTTGATGAGGACAAAAAACATGAACCACCAGTGAGCCCCAGAGCCGCGGAAAATAGTCCCGTATACGCGGAGCCTTGTAAGAAAAAGACTTCTAAGAAAGTTGAATCAGGGAGCAGTGGACTTGACGAGGGAAATAACAAAATGGAGGATGTTTGTCTCAAAGATGAAGATCCAAATGAAATGTCGGACCCATCCGTGTTTGTTAAAGTGGGAGACAACCCAGCAAATGTACTGCCTGGGACCGCTAAAGAGGCTGCATCAGCGTCTAATAAACTCGACgaggaaagaaacaaaattggCGATGTTCCTTCGACAGATGAAGACTCAAGTGAACTTTTGGATCCATCACAGTTTCTTGAAATGGATTATAACCCTGCATATGCGCTGCCTTGGAGAAAAAAGACGGATGAGGAAGCTGAATCAGCTTGCTGCGAACTTGACGAGGAGAAACACCAAATGGACGATAGTCGTCTTTAA